One Mauremys mutica isolate MM-2020 ecotype Southern chromosome 19, ASM2049712v1, whole genome shotgun sequence genomic window carries:
- the SCARF1 gene encoding scavenger receptor class F member 1 — MVQLLLLLFCLHFWPWIGSSAQELDPNGKNVCKATSLSAGLVCCPGWKQEGRECTAALCEREDACKVDEVCVRPGICLCKPGFFGANCNSRCPDQYWGSDCKKSCSCHPNGKCDPVSGQCTCNANRWGVLCEFPCQCAPHGHCNPHSGACHCEPGWWGPNCKKQCLCRVTGSRCDPVTGQCVCTQGWWGRRCSFRCTCHLSPCAQDSGKCECRAGFWGPLCQHHCDCLHGNCNPLDGHCSCNPGYQGRSCGDPCPAGYYGSQCRYSCGHCKRSQPCSPVDGFCLACDSGWNGTLCKKLCTPGYHGENCAQMCPSCRKGETCHPETGACLNCDPGKTGPSCEASCPAGTFGDGCQFTCPDCVNGSCDPVSGECICQAGYWGTSCNETCPEGLFGANCSSFCQCPRGPCHPHSGDCVLRLKHQGALIAGILIPLLLLLLCVTCCCCCCGTSQLDARDRMAVADGDAISRMKHHVQGVLANLSSMLPCFSLSGYKLPRVTVSHHDTEIPFNPSFIEPPSAAWASDSSFSSSFDTDDEDPAYCVPAREDVPAVAGFELQEGSSKCHEFPDASAFNSEDVSQPFTIPRTSSIARAKRPSVSFAEGTKFGPQCQRGSMETPNTTRKPKAACGLTKLPPRQHLADPEEGPQQGGSPGDCYENPEPISEAEASHRPSPRGTPGGHRMAVSSGRHVAQRVEALEAALNPNTLDVRGKEQNLTTIYVTVGTAGKSSKPNESANGSREGTVQAVLKRLGSFQRVKRAVREEPMVRKSTESIQKPPRRALSPERDSRDMFPEPAPPHKESSKTTGLEPYESPELLTDRHQIDVPVKREPLIPTSPIFKRQVAQEGEDGVTGDSKNSESLEEARSLETNEQAVVEEEPKYENVSPNCYPSDESPAISPDCEANT; from the exons GCTGCCCTGACCAGTACTGGGGCTCGGACTGCAAGAAGAGCTGTTCATGCCATCCCAATGGGAAGTGTGACCCTGTAAGCGGCCAGTGCACTTGCAATGCCAACCGCTGGGGAGTACTCTGCGAGTTCCCATGCCAGTGTGCACCTCATGGCCACTGCAACCCCCATTCTGGAGCCTGTCACTGTGAGCCAGGCTGGTGGGGACCCAACTGCAAGAAGCAGTGTCTGTGCAGGGTGACCGGCTCCCGCTGTGACCCTGTCACAGGGCAGTGCGTCTGCACCCAGGGCTGGTGGGGCAGGAGATGCAGCTTTAGATGCACCTGCCACCTCTCACCCTGTGCCCAAGACTCAGGCAAGTGTGAGTGCAGGGCTGGGTTTTGGGGGCCATTGTGCCAACATCATTGTGACTGCCTGCATGGGAACTGCAACCCTCTTGATGGGCATTGCAGCTGCAACCCTGGCTAtcagggcaggagctgtggggatcCCTGTCCTGCTGGTTATTACGGATCTCAGTGCAGATACAG CTGTGGGCACTGCAAgcggagccagccctgctctcctGTGGATGGGTTCTGCCTGGCATGTGACTCTGGCTGGAACGGTACCCTCTGTAAGAAGCTGTGCACGCCTGGATACCATGGGGAGAACTGTGCACAGATGTGTCCCAGCTGCCGAAAAGGGGAGACCTGTCATCCAGAGACAGGGGCTTGCTTGAACTGTGACCCTGGCAAGACAGGACCCAG CTGTGAAGCATCCTGCCCTGCTGGAACATTTGGAGATGGATGCCAGTTCACCTGTCCAGACTGTGTTAATGGGAGCTGTGATCCGGTTTCTGGGGAGTGTATCTGCCAGGCTGGCTACTGGGGCACCAG CTGCAATGAGACTTGCCCAGAGGGTTTGTTTGGAGCGAACTGTTCTTCCTTCTGCCAATGTCCAAGGGGCCCCTGCCACCCACACTCTGGGGACTGTGTGCTCA GATTAAAGCACCAGGGAGCCCTGATAGCTGGCATTCTCATCCCATTACTCCTCCTATTACTCTGTGTCACCTGCTGTTGCTGTTGCTGTGGAACCAGCCAGCTGGATGCCAGAGACAG GATGGCTGTTGCTGATGGTGATGCGATCTCCAGAATGAAACATCATGTGCAGGGGGTGCTGGCAAATCTCAGCTCCATGTTACCTTGCTTCTCACTGAGTGGCTACAAACTCCCCCGAGTCACAG TCTCCCACCATGACACAGAGATTCCCTTCAATCCCAGCTTCATTGAACCTCCTTCTGCTGCCTGGGCCTCAGAcagctccttctcctcctcctttgacACTGACGATGAGGACCCAGCCTACTGTGTCCCTGCCAGAGAAG ATGTTCCTGCAGTGGCAGGCTTTGAGCTTCAGGAAGGCAGCTCCAAGTGTCATGAATTTCCTGACGCATCAGCATTTAACTCCGAGGACGTCTCCCAGCCTTTCACCATCCCCCGCACATCCAGCATTGCCAGAGCCAAGAGGCCCTCAGTGTCTTTTGCAGAAGGAACTAAATTTGGCCCTCAGTGTCAAAGAGGCTCCATGGAGACACCAAATACCACTCGGAAGCCCAAAGCCGCCTGTGGTCTCACTAAACTTCCCCCTCGCCAGCACCTTGCTGACCCAGAGGAGGGGCCCCAGCAGGGTGGGTCGCCAGGTGACTGTTACGAAAACCCAGAGCCCATCTCCGAGGCTGAGGCTAGCCACCGGCCCTCCCCCAGGGGTACCCCAGGAGGCCACAGGATGGCAGTGTCCAGTGGCAGACATGTGGCCCAGAGAGTCGAGGCCCTTGAGGCAGCTTTGAATCCAAACACTTTGGATGTTAGGGGGAAGGAGCAGAATCTCACAACCATTTATGTGACTGTGGGGACAGCAGGGAAATCCTCCAAGCCCAATGAGAGTGCCAATGGAAGCAGAGAGGGGACAGTTCAGGCTGTACTGAAACGTTTGGGTAGCTTCCAGAGAGTAAAAAGGGCTGTCAGGGAGGAGCCCATGGTGAGGAAAAGTACTGAGAGCATCCAGAAACCTCCCCGcagggccctgagcccagagAGGGACTCCAGAGACATGTTCCCCGAGCCAGCCCCTCCACACAAGGAGAGCTCCAAGACGACAGGTCTGGAGCCCTATGAGTCACCTGAGCTCCTCACAGATAGACACCAGATAGATGTTCCTGTGAAGAGAGAACCTCTCATCCCCACATCTCCTATATTTAAAAGACAAGTGGCTCAGGAAGGAGAAGATGGGGTCACAGGGGACTCCAAGAACAGTGAAAGTCTTGAAGAGGCCAGAAGCCTAGAAACAAATGAACAGGCTGTTGTTGAGGAGGAACCCAAATATGAAAATGTGTCTCCAAATTGCTATCCTTCAGACGAGTCTCCTGCCATCTCTCCTGACTGTGAGGCCAACACCTGA